DNA from Kitasatospora acidiphila:
TCACCGAGTGGCTGGACGGCACCCCGCTGGCCGAGGTGATTTCGGGAGGCAGCCAGATCGAGCGCGACCGGGCCGGGCAGCTGCTGGCCCGCTTCCTGTTCGCCGGTCCGGCCCGCACCGGGCTGCTGCACGCCGATCCGCACCCCGGCAACTTCCGGCTGCTGAAGAACGACGGGCCCGCCGAGAACTGGCGCCTCGGGGTGCTGGACTTCGGCACGGTGGACCGGCTGCCCGGCGGACTGCCCCGGCCGATCGGCGACTCGCTGCGGATGGCGCTGGCCGGCGACGCGGTGGGGGTGCTGGAGATGCTGCGCGCCGAGGGCTTCGTCAAGCCCACCATCGAGCTGGACCCGGACGCGGTGCTCGACTACCTGCGCCCGATCATCGAGCCGGCCGCGGTGGAGCACTTCCACTTCACCCGGGCCTGGATGCGCGCCCAGGCCGCCCGGATCGCCGACCCCCGCTCGCCCGCCTCCAACCTCGGCAAGCAGCTCAACCTGCCGCCGGACTACCTGCTGATCCACCGGGTCACGCTGAGCACCATCGGGGTGCTCTGCCAGCTCGGCGCCCAGGCACCGTTCCGGGCCGAGATGCTGGACTGGCTGCCCGGCTTCGCCGAGCTGGACTGAGCACGGCAACCACCAGGCGGTCGGGCGCTCCAGGACCGCGCCCGCCCGGTGGTTCCTGACCGGCCGCGCCCAGCCGCATGCGGCCCGATTGCGGTCCGGACGCGCCGATGCCCCGGCCACCCCCTCCGGCGGGGTGGTCGGGGCATCGGCGCGTCCGAGGCTACGAACGGCTGACGGGTGCTCAGAGCACCGCGCTGGCCAGCGCCTTGCGGGCCCGCAGCGAGGCGCGCTCCGCCTTGCGGCGCAGCCGTGCCACCCGCTGCGCCGTCAGCGCCAGGCGTTGGTCCTCGGCCTCGTGGAGGCGTTCTTGCATATGGGCACGGGCCAGGTTTTCCTGCAGTAGATGCATCTCAAGGGTCCTGTTCTGGAACGAGAGTTCGTTGGTCTGCTCGGCGCGGGCACTCGGCCCTGCGGTGATCGCCATGTCGTGGTCCTGCTCGTGGTGCGTCGTCGGGTAGGTGGTCTGGGTCGCGGCATCGGCCTGGGCAAGGGCCGTGCGCACGGAGTGGCGCAGTGCGCCGTCCGCCGGGGGGCATTCCCGGTGGACTACCGCTGCTCCGAGCCCGGGGTTCATGCCATGACCTCGTTCTTGCGCGGACGGCCGCGGGGCCGCTTGCGGGCTACCACGACGCCCTGGACGAAGAGCTCGCCACCCCAGACGCCCCACGGCTCACGCCGGTCGAGGGCGCCGGCCAGACAGGCCTCCTTGACCGGGCAGGTGCCACAGAGGGACTTGGCGTACTCCACGTCGGCCGGGGTCTCGGCGAAGAAGACCTCGGGGTCGAACGCGCGGCAGGGGATGGTGGCGCCGAGGGCGTCGGCTTCGTCGATCGAGGTGAGCTGCATGAGAGAGCCTTCCAGAGGAGGGGGAGGTACGAGCGGAGCCGTGGTCGGCGTTGTCGGCGGTACGGACGGGAGGGCGGTGTGATGACCGTGGACACTGGTGGCGTCTTCCTCGTCTTGATTCGGTTCCGGTCCAGCTGACTGGTCGGGCTGGGCCGGAGGCCCCGAGGGGCCTGGGTTGGTCGGTCGTACCGGACAAACAGAAGGGCCGCGGATCCCGGTTGACGGGTTCCGCGGCCCTGGAAAAGTGCCGACCTGAGGGTGCTCAGGTTCGCTCTCTCCAGGGTTCAGGCCCGCGGAAGGCCCGGATCCGGGCGGCTTCGGCGCCGATAAAGGCGGCCTTGGCCTGGTTGATCAGCTGCTCATCCTGCTGCTCGGCTACGGCACCGATGACCTGCAGATAGGCGCCATGCTTGGCCGCCGCATCCACCGCCTTCGGTGCCTCGGTCGGTCGTCCGCCACGCATGCCGCGCGAGCAGTCGACGGAACCCGCGGCCCAGCCGAGGGACAGACCGGTACCGACACTCAGACCGAGGGAACCGGCAACCAGCGAGACTCCACCCGCGACAGCGGTGGTGGAGGGACGCAGGGAAGCGGCAACAACGGTCTGGCCAGTCAGTTTGGTGATCATCTGGTTCGTTCCCACTGTGCTCGCCTCCTCTCGGCGTCTCGCGGTGCCCAGTCCCCCGGGCTCCGGTGTTCGGATGTCTGTCGGTCCAGCTGCCCCGCCGTGGCGGGGATGGTGCAGGGTGGTGCAGTTCGTGGCATGGTGCAGCAGGGGAAAGCCTGGTCAGGACAGGTCCCGAGTGGCTTCGCGGTCGCGTCCCCTTGACCGCTCCGGCAGGCTATTGCGCTTCACGCACAGCGCGCAAACTATTTTTCCGGCGAGTTTCCGGACTCATCCTCAGTGAGGTCTGCATCGACCTCCGCCGAGGGGTCGTCCGACTCAGCGGCCCGCTCCACCTCGGGGTCCTCCCCCGCACACAACGACAGCACGTCCGCCCCGTACTTGTCCAGCTTGAGGGCGCCGACCCCGGAGATCCGGGACAGTTCCGCGACATTCGAGGGCGTGTCCTCGGCGATCGCCATCAGGGTGGCGTCAGTGAAGATCACATAGGCCGGCACCGCCTGCTCCTTGGCCCGGCGGGACCGCCACTCGCGCAGCCGTTCGTAGAGGCCCTCGTCCATGGCCGACGGGCAGTCCTCACAGCGGCGCAGCTTGCGCTCCACCGCCTCGGTCAGCGTGCGCCCGCAGACCCGGCACTTGACCGGCCCGCGAGGCGCGCGCCGGCCCGCGGAGCGCTCCGCCCCGCCCTCCGCGCCGCCACGCCCGCCGGCGCGCCCGGCACCGGCGGCGGATCCCGGGCGCAGCCCGTCCAGGAACCGGCTGGGCTTGCGGCTCGCCCGGCCGCCCGGCGAGCGGGCCAGCGCCCAGGAGAGCCCGAGGTGCGCCCGCGCCCGGGTGACCCCGACGTAGAGCAGTCGGCGCTCCTCCTCCAACTGCTCGTCGGTCTTGGCGTAGATGATCGGCAGGGTGCCCTCGGTCAGGCCGACCAGGAAGACCGCGTCCCACTCCAGGCCCTTGGCCGCGTGCAGTGAGGCCAATGTCACCCCCTCGACCGCGGGCGCGTGCTGGGCGGCGGCCCGGGCGTCCAGCTCCGCGACGTAGGCGGCGAGGTCGGCCGGCTCGCCGGCGGCGCTGCGCCCGGCCTCGAAGTCCTCGGCCAGCCGGACCAGCGCGGCCAGCGACTCCCAGCGCTCGCGCACCGCTCCGGAGCCGGCCGGCGGCACCGGGGTGAAGCCCCGGGTGGCCAGCACCGCGCGGACCTGGGCGGCCAGGTCCGGCGCGTCGGCGGTCAGCGGATCGCCGACGGCCCGCGCGGCGCCGCGCAGCAGCAGCCCGGCCTCGCGGACCTCCGGCCGCTCGAAGAACCGCTCGGCGCCCTTGAGCTGGTAGGAGATGCCGAGGTCGGCCAGCGCCTGCTCATAGACCTCGGACTGGCCGTTGGTACGGAACAGCACCGCGATCTCACTGGCCCGCACCCCTTCGGCCAGCAGCTCGCCGATCCGGCGGGCGGTGCCCTCGGCCTCGGCGGGCTCGTCCGGGTACTCGGTGTAGACCGGCTCGGGGCCGGCCGGGCGCTGCGAGACCAGCTCCAGCCGGTGCCGGGCCGCCGCCCCCCGGGCCTGGGCCAGCAGTCCGTTGGCCAGGTGCACCACCTGCGGGGTGGAGCGGTAGTCGCGGACCAGCTTGACCACCGTCGCGTCCGGATGCCTGGTGCGGAAGTTCAACAGGTAGTCGGGGGTGGCGCCGGTGAAGGAGTAGATGGTCTGGCTGGCGTCGCCGACCACGCACAGCCCGGCCCCGGCGCCGACGGCGGCCCCGGTCCACTGGTCCAGCAGCCGCTGCTGCAGCGGCGAGACGTCCTGGTACTCGTCCACCGTGAAGTGCCGGTACTGGGCCCTGACCTGCTCGGCGATCTCCGGGCGGTCCTCCAGGATGGCGGCGGTGAGCAGCAGCACGTCCTCGAAGTCGATGACGTTGCGGTCGCGCTTGGTCTGCTCGTAGGTCGCGTAGACCCGGGCGATCTCGGCCGGGTCGCGCGGGGCATCGCGGCCGGCCTTGAGCACCGCGACCGGATAGTCGTCCGGCACGATCTGGGTGACCTTGGCCCACTCGATCTCGCTGGTCAGGTCGCGCAGCTCGGTGCGCTGCACGCGCAGCCCGCTGCGGCCGGCCGCCTCCGCGACCAGCTGCACCTTGCGCTCCAGCAGCCGGGGCACCTCGCCGCCGACCGCGCGGGGCCAGAAGTACTGCAGCTGGCGCAGCGCGGCGGCGTGGAAGGTGCGGGCCTGCACGCCGTCGGCGCCGAGCTGGCGCAACCGGCCGCGCATCTCGCCGGCGGCCCGCGCGGTGAAGGTGACGGCCAGCACCTGCTGGGGTTGGAAGGCACCGGTGCGCACCCCGTAGGCGATCCGGTGGGTGATCGCCCGGGTCTTGCCGGTGCCCGCGCCGGCCAGCACGCAGACCGGCCCGTGCAGCGCGGTGGCGACCGCCCGCTGCTCGGGGTCGAGCCCGGCCAGCACGGCGTCCGGATCACCCGGGCGAGCGCCGTACCCGCCGAAGCCGCCGTCGATCATCAGCTCTTCCTGCATGGGCTCCATCCTCTCAGCCCGCCGGCTCGACCGGGCCGGACGCCGTGTCCCGGCTCTGCCCATCCTGGCAAATCGGACCGACACCGTGCGCCAGGTTGTCCACAGGTCCGAGCCGATCATCAGCCGATCCCACAACC
Protein-coding regions in this window:
- a CDS encoding WhiB family transcriptional regulator; its protein translation is MEGSLMQLTSIDEADALGATIPCRAFDPEVFFAETPADVEYAKSLCGTCPVKEACLAGALDRREPWGVWGGELFVQGVVVARKRPRGRPRKNEVMA
- a CDS encoding ATP-dependent DNA helicase UvrD2, translating into MIDGGFGGYGARPGDPDAVLAGLDPEQRAVATALHGPVCVLAGAGTGKTRAITHRIAYGVRTGAFQPQQVLAVTFTARAAGEMRGRLRQLGADGVQARTFHAAALRQLQYFWPRAVGGEVPRLLERKVQLVAEAAGRSGLRVQRTELRDLTSEIEWAKVTQIVPDDYPVAVLKAGRDAPRDPAEIARVYATYEQTKRDRNVIDFEDVLLLTAAILEDRPEIAEQVRAQYRHFTVDEYQDVSPLQQRLLDQWTGAAVGAGAGLCVVGDASQTIYSFTGATPDYLLNFRTRHPDATVVKLVRDYRSTPQVVHLANGLLAQARGAAARHRLELVSQRPAGPEPVYTEYPDEPAEAEGTARRIGELLAEGVRASEIAVLFRTNGQSEVYEQALADLGISYQLKGAERFFERPEVREAGLLLRGAARAVGDPLTADAPDLAAQVRAVLATRGFTPVPPAGSGAVRERWESLAALVRLAEDFEAGRSAAGEPADLAAYVAELDARAAAQHAPAVEGVTLASLHAAKGLEWDAVFLVGLTEGTLPIIYAKTDEQLEEERRLLYVGVTRARAHLGLSWALARSPGGRASRKPSRFLDGLRPGSAAGAGRAGGRGGAEGGAERSAGRRAPRGPVKCRVCGRTLTEAVERKLRRCEDCPSAMDEGLYERLREWRSRRAKEQAVPAYVIFTDATLMAIAEDTPSNVAELSRISGVGALKLDKYGADVLSLCAGEDPEVERAAESDDPSAEVDADLTEDESGNSPEK